In a genomic window of Allomeiothermus silvanus DSM 9946:
- a CDS encoding MFS transporter yields the protein MLVWQLLGDPRYRTYWLALFTSQLGTWMQSATQGWLVLELTGSAAKLGLVVALQFLPSLLFSLPAGVLSDRYPRRNLLFITQGGMCLLAFAMFGLILTGQVRYEHVLVFAFLYGMFNAMDLPVRQAFTVELAGKDRYPGAIALNSFGFNVSRLTGPALAGILIAGVGLGFSYLANALSFLPLLLVLLRVPRVNLEVKRGGVLQDALEGVRYVWQEPLVRQIVILVGLASMFGMNFQTIVPAYARLVLGLEAQGFGFLMSAVGLGSIVAAVIQAIGSQARPFRSVLGSLVLGLALLALALPIPAFWAAFLLGIAGFGMITTLINCNTTVQLMSPDRIRGRVMSVYSMVLLGVGPVGAYLSGLLIDLFGGRGGVGVMGGLTLLAALALVRFPWPRSLSPVRAEASD from the coding sequence GTGCTTGTCTGGCAACTGTTAGGAGACCCCCGTTACCGCACCTACTGGTTGGCCCTCTTCACCTCACAACTGGGTACTTGGATGCAGTCAGCTACCCAAGGCTGGTTGGTGCTCGAGCTGACCGGTTCTGCCGCCAAGCTCGGGCTGGTGGTGGCCCTACAGTTTTTGCCCTCGCTGTTGTTCTCACTCCCCGCCGGGGTGCTCTCGGACCGTTACCCAAGGCGCAATCTCCTCTTCATCACCCAGGGGGGGATGTGCCTACTGGCCTTCGCCATGTTCGGGCTGATCCTCACCGGGCAGGTGCGCTACGAGCACGTCTTGGTGTTTGCCTTTCTCTACGGGATGTTCAACGCCATGGACTTGCCGGTGCGCCAGGCCTTTACGGTGGAGCTAGCGGGAAAGGACCGCTACCCTGGGGCCATCGCCCTCAACTCCTTCGGCTTCAACGTCTCGCGGCTTACGGGTCCGGCCCTGGCCGGGATCCTCATCGCGGGAGTCGGGTTGGGCTTTAGCTACCTGGCCAACGCCCTCTCGTTTTTGCCCTTGCTGTTGGTGCTGCTGAGGGTTCCCCGGGTGAACCTGGAGGTCAAGCGGGGCGGGGTCTTGCAGGACGCGCTCGAGGGGGTGCGTTACGTCTGGCAAGAACCCCTGGTGCGCCAGATCGTGATCTTGGTGGGGCTTGCCAGCATGTTCGGCATGAATTTTCAGACCATCGTCCCGGCCTACGCCCGGCTGGTGCTGGGGCTCGAGGCCCAGGGCTTCGGCTTTTTGATGTCGGCGGTGGGTCTGGGTTCGATCGTCGCGGCGGTCATTCAGGCTATCGGCTCGCAGGCCCGGCCTTTCCGCTCGGTGCTGGGCAGCCTCGTGCTGGGGCTCGCCCTGCTGGCCCTGGCCCTGCCCATACCGGCCTTCTGGGCAGCTTTCCTCTTGGGGATCGCGGGTTTCGGGATGATCACCACCCTCATCAACTGCAACACCACCGTCCAGCTCATGTCCCCCGACCGGATCCGGGGCCGGGTGATGTCGGTGTACTCGATGGTGCTCCTCGGGGTGGGGCCGGTGGGGGCTTATCTGTCGGGCCTTCTGATTGACCTCTTCGGTGGGCGCGGGGGGGTGGGGGTGATGGGTGGCCTCACCCTGCTCGCGGCCTTGGCCCTGGTGCGCTTCCCCTGGCCCCGCAGCCTGAGCCCGGTGCGGGCAGAGGCCTCGGACTGA
- a CDS encoding MraY family glycosyltransferase: MTDFLKSLGIADPGGSGWLIVIFTFIVAWTVTWRFIPRVRQFALKVGWADQPNARRLNKEPLPNAGGLAIFAGVIAALTVATALRPILIQEVQVQILAILLGGAILVMVGFIDDQFGLPPLFRIAVQVLSALLLIAVGIRFNAAFGTALDPVLSVFLSVFWIVGITNAINLMDGVDGLAGGISYITAMCLLAVSAQNPEWAAGTLVLAALAGAALGFLRHNFHPSKIIMGDAGAYFFGYVLAATSLLGNLKLTTVFSLIPTMLFLLLPILDTSQVVIRRLLRGQNPMSTPGKDHIHHRLLERGFSQRRTTLTLWALTLGFNLLAMAVQPSVPGRVVLVTALITAGLLAYTVWRKLRAVWREAQLEGGGLG; this comes from the coding sequence ATGACCGATTTTCTCAAATCCCTGGGCATCGCTGACCCTGGCGGTTCTGGCTGGCTGATCGTGATCTTCACCTTTATCGTGGCCTGGACGGTGACCTGGCGGTTCATCCCCCGCGTGCGGCAGTTCGCCCTGAAAGTAGGCTGGGCTGATCAACCCAACGCCCGCAGGCTCAACAAAGAGCCTTTGCCCAACGCGGGGGGGCTAGCTATCTTTGCCGGGGTGATCGCTGCTTTGACCGTAGCGACCGCGCTTCGACCGATCTTGATCCAAGAGGTTCAGGTACAGATACTGGCGATTTTGTTGGGGGGGGCCATCTTGGTGATGGTGGGATTTATCGATGACCAGTTCGGGCTTCCTCCTTTGTTCCGCATCGCAGTCCAGGTGCTCTCAGCGCTGTTGCTGATCGCCGTGGGAATTCGCTTTAACGCTGCTTTTGGCACTGCCTTGGACCCGGTGCTCTCGGTGTTTTTGAGCGTCTTCTGGATCGTGGGCATCACCAACGCTATCAACCTGATGGACGGGGTAGATGGGCTCGCTGGGGGGATTAGTTACATCACCGCGATGTGCTTGCTGGCGGTTTCGGCGCAGAATCCCGAATGGGCCGCCGGGACGCTAGTGCTAGCCGCACTGGCGGGGGCCGCGCTGGGGTTCTTGCGGCACAATTTCCACCCCTCCAAGATCATCATGGGCGATGCCGGGGCCTACTTCTTCGGCTACGTGCTGGCCGCCACCAGCCTGTTGGGCAACCTCAAGCTCACCACGGTGTTTAGCCTGATCCCTACCATGTTGTTCTTGCTGCTCCCGATCCTCGACACCTCTCAGGTGGTCATCCGGCGGCTGCTACGGGGGCAAAACCCCATGTCCACTCCCGGTAAGGACCATATCCACCACCGGCTGCTCGAGCGGGGCTTTTCCCAACGGCGCACCACCCTTACCCTGTGGGCCTTGACCTTGGGCTTTAACCTTTTGGCCATGGCTGTGCAGCCCAGCGTACCGGGGCGGGTGGTGCTGGTTACAGCCCTCATCACGGCGGGACTGCTGGCTTATACGGTATGGCGCAAGCTGCGAGCAGTTTGGCGGGAAGCCCAGCTCGAGGGTGGAGGGCTAGGGTGA
- a CDS encoding aminoglycoside phosphotransferase family protein, with amino-acid sequence MADIRAARLGYAFCSVNLEVKKQLEQHYRTLLTPLASGAEARTFAGDSLVFKIYPPQAAWPNQPAGIYAARLEALNMTKAGLGSWVVEVLEIAGHGVLVTHRYPGQNFHPDRFSQAALEDLAEFFRRLHQIKEPGVVSRTRLEERLAQFGGTLCDLGEACALVEALRPHIDEVAGTPQAFCHRDPHAGNILLKNSGINSTIPEALVVDWVRAQPDDPARDLAILTTGTLNLLGEQAALEALRYIVRGYPDAQTLWPRLRFWVPLTYLHDMHWFRTKEPSGFAAAVADKMPKAWRFYQDFPTLFDAP; translated from the coding sequence GTGGCTGACATTCGCGCCGCGAGGCTAGGGTATGCTTTTTGCAGCGTGAATCTCGAGGTCAAAAAACAGCTCGAGCAACATTACCGCACCTTGCTCACCCCGCTCGCCAGCGGAGCCGAAGCCCGTACCTTCGCGGGAGATAGCCTGGTGTTCAAGATCTACCCACCTCAAGCAGCCTGGCCCAATCAGCCGGCAGGCATTTATGCCGCGCGGTTGGAAGCGCTCAACATGACCAAGGCCGGCTTAGGAAGCTGGGTGGTAGAGGTACTCGAGATCGCCGGGCATGGGGTTCTCGTCACCCACCGTTACCCCGGCCAAAACTTCCACCCCGACCGCTTCAGCCAAGCGGCCTTGGAGGACCTGGCGGAGTTTTTTCGCCGCCTGCACCAGATCAAAGAACCCGGCGTGGTAAGCCGAACCCGCCTGGAAGAGCGCCTCGCCCAATTCGGCGGCACGCTATGTGACCTGGGCGAAGCCTGTGCCCTAGTGGAGGCTTTACGCCCGCACATTGACGAGGTCGCCGGCACCCCCCAGGCTTTCTGCCACCGCGACCCCCACGCGGGCAACATCCTGCTGAAAAACTCTGGGATAAATAGCACAATCCCCGAAGCCCTGGTGGTGGACTGGGTACGCGCCCAGCCCGACGATCCGGCCCGCGACCTGGCCATCCTCACCACCGGAACGCTGAATCTGCTGGGGGAGCAGGCCGCGCTCGAGGCCCTACGCTACATCGTCCGGGGCTACCCTGATGCCCAAACCCTGTGGCCCAGGCTGCGCTTTTGGGTACCCCTCACCTACCTCCACGACATGCACTGGTTCCGCACCAAGGAACCGTCTGGATTCGCCGCCGCAGTGGCCGACAAGATGCCCAAGGCCTGGCGTTTTTACCAGGACTTTCCCACGCTATTCGATGCTCCCTAA
- the upp gene encoding uracil phosphoribosyltransferase translates to MNVTVVDHPLVQHKLAILRDKNTGSKDFRELMAEVSMLMAYEAMRDLELDPVTIETPLTRMEARMLSGKKLALVAILRAGLIMVDGILRLVPAARVGHIGLYRDPQTLNPVEYYAKLPEDIRGRRVFLTDPMLATAGSAVHAIQVLKNSGAQHIKLMSIIAAPEGIARVEREHPDVEVVVAAIDDHLNDHGYIVPGLGDAGDRIYGTK, encoded by the coding sequence ATGAATGTCACCGTGGTAGACCACCCGCTGGTGCAGCACAAGTTAGCCATTCTGCGCGATAAAAACACCGGCTCTAAGGATTTCCGTGAGTTGATGGCGGAGGTCAGCATGCTCATGGCCTATGAGGCCATGCGAGACCTGGAACTCGACCCCGTGACCATCGAAACCCCCCTCACCCGCATGGAAGCCCGCATGCTATCGGGGAAAAAGCTGGCTCTGGTAGCCATTTTGCGGGCTGGGCTCATCATGGTAGATGGGATTCTTCGGCTGGTACCGGCAGCCAGGGTGGGCCACATCGGGCTTTACCGCGACCCCCAAACCCTAAACCCCGTGGAGTACTATGCCAAGCTTCCCGAGGACATCAGGGGCCGCCGCGTCTTCCTCACCGACCCCATGCTAGCTACCGCCGGGAGTGCGGTGCACGCCATTCAGGTGCTTAAAAATAGCGGTGCTCAACATATCAAGCTGATGAGCATCATCGCCGCGCCGGAAGGAATCGCTCGCGTCGAGCGCGAACATCCCGACGTGGAGGTGGTGGTCGCGGCTATCGATGATCATTTGAATGATCACGGCTACATCGTGCCGGGGCTGGGAGATGCCGGGGATCGAATTTACGGAACCAAGTAG
- a CDS encoding DUF5360 family protein: MRGDFALAWWIANLYLLLYPLYFIPKWLTFAPRG; this comes from the coding sequence ATCCGGGGGGATTTCGCCCTAGCCTGGTGGATTGCCAACCTTTACTTGCTGCTCTACCCGCTATACTTCATCCCAAAGTGGCTGACATTCGCGCCGCGAGGCTAG
- the holA gene encoding DNA polymerase III subunit delta, translating into MILAFTGDPFLAYEALLQEAKVRGLFPRLLPPQPALVVQEASGGLFGPSGALVDLREISEGEWKPLKEALEPLPEMAVVLLLDPKPTAARSKWYGKERIREHPTPQGKDLVRWIENRAKAMGLKTNAAIHQYLASLLGSRSSAENPALGLEALQRELDKLTLVTPPITLEKVQALVALEAPISGFDLVRAVTEGKVSAAFRQLQGLMERGEDPIRILGALSWQYAKLARAWAHLNEDPLLGESEAASLLGMHPYAAKQTLALAKSVDAEMLDRALETLVKAEQAAKTGRDPRLALEKAVAELSAQARLLKR; encoded by the coding sequence GTGATCCTAGCGTTTACCGGCGACCCCTTTCTGGCCTACGAGGCTTTGCTGCAAGAGGCTAAGGTGCGGGGCCTCTTTCCTCGCCTACTGCCGCCACAGCCCGCTTTGGTGGTACAAGAAGCCAGCGGCGGCCTGTTCGGGCCGAGTGGGGCCCTCGTGGATTTGCGCGAGATCAGCGAGGGGGAGTGGAAACCGCTCAAAGAAGCCCTCGAGCCCCTCCCGGAGATGGCCGTGGTCTTGCTTTTGGACCCCAAGCCCACCGCCGCCCGCAGCAAGTGGTACGGCAAAGAACGCATCCGCGAGCATCCCACCCCTCAGGGCAAGGATCTGGTGCGCTGGATAGAGAACCGAGCCAAGGCCATGGGCCTCAAGACCAACGCCGCCATCCACCAATACTTGGCCAGTCTGCTAGGGAGCCGAAGCAGCGCGGAGAACCCGGCTTTGGGCCTCGAAGCACTCCAGCGGGAACTCGACAAGCTCACCCTGGTCACCCCACCGATCACGCTGGAGAAGGTGCAAGCCCTGGTTGCGTTGGAAGCCCCCATCTCCGGCTTCGACTTGGTGCGCGCGGTCACCGAGGGCAAGGTCTCGGCGGCCTTCCGGCAGCTACAGGGGCTCATGGAGCGCGGCGAGGATCCCATTCGGATTCTCGGTGCGTTGTCGTGGCAGTATGCCAAGCTGGCTCGAGCCTGGGCCCATCTCAACGAAGACCCGCTCTTAGGCGAGAGCGAAGCCGCGAGCCTGTTAGGGATGCATCCCTACGCGGCCAAGCAGACCTTAGCGCTGGCTAAAAGCGTAGATGCCGAGATGCTGGACCGGGCCCTCGAGACCCTAGTGAAAGCCGAGCAAGCCGCCAAGACCGGGCGCGACCCCCGGCTGGCCTTGGAAAAAGCCGTAGCCGAGCTATCTGCCCAGGCCCGGCTGCTCAAACGATAA
- a CDS encoding acyl-CoA dehydrogenase family protein, which yields MFDFLNVQELLTPEEREIQRAARRFLEAEALPYISGWWEAGEFPRHLIPKFAEMGFLGPTIPVEYGGGGASSATYGVMAYELERIDAGLRSFASVQSSLVMYPIYTYGSEEQKREFLPKLAKGEMIGCFGLTEPDGGSDPDANMKTRAYRDGDHYVLSGTKMWITNGNLAHIAVVWAKDEAGVVRGFIVPTDTQGFKANEVKHKMSLRASVTSELVLQEVRIPASLMLPKAEGLKAPLSCLTQARFGIAWGALGALEAVYSEALAFAQSRITFGKPIASRQLVQEKLVRMAADHTKGLLLAWRLAQLKDAGKLRPAQVSLGKRDNVRSALHAARSAREILGGSGITLEYHSIRHMLNLETVDTYEGTHDIHTLILGRELTGMNALG from the coding sequence ATGTTCGACTTCCTGAACGTGCAAGAACTCCTCACCCCCGAGGAGCGCGAGATCCAGCGAGCGGCCCGGCGGTTCCTCGAGGCCGAGGCGCTGCCCTACATCAGCGGCTGGTGGGAAGCCGGGGAGTTTCCCCGCCACCTCATCCCCAAGTTCGCCGAGATGGGCTTCTTAGGCCCTACCATCCCGGTCGAGTATGGCGGGGGCGGGGCTAGCAGCGCCACTTACGGGGTGATGGCCTACGAACTCGAGCGCATCGACGCGGGCCTCAGGAGCTTCGCCAGCGTACAGTCGAGCCTGGTGATGTACCCTATCTACACCTACGGCTCGGAAGAGCAAAAGCGCGAGTTCCTGCCTAAGCTGGCCAAGGGCGAGATGATCGGCTGCTTCGGCCTCACCGAGCCGGACGGCGGCTCCGACCCCGACGCCAATATGAAGACCCGTGCCTATAGGGACGGTGACCATTACGTTTTGTCGGGCACCAAGATGTGGATCACCAACGGCAACCTGGCCCACATCGCAGTGGTGTGGGCCAAGGACGAGGCCGGGGTGGTGCGCGGCTTCATCGTGCCGACCGATACCCAGGGCTTCAAAGCCAACGAGGTCAAGCACAAGATGAGCCTGCGGGCCAGCGTGACCAGCGAACTGGTACTCCAGGAGGTGCGCATCCCCGCTAGCCTGATGCTCCCCAAGGCCGAAGGGCTCAAAGCTCCCCTCTCCTGCCTCACCCAGGCCCGCTTTGGCATCGCCTGGGGGGCTTTGGGGGCGCTCGAGGCCGTTTACAGCGAAGCCCTCGCTTTCGCCCAAAGCCGCATTACCTTCGGCAAACCCATCGCCTCGCGCCAACTGGTACAGGAAAAGCTGGTGCGGATGGCCGCCGACCACACCAAGGGGCTACTCCTCGCGTGGCGCTTGGCCCAGCTCAAAGACGCAGGAAAACTTCGCCCCGCACAGGTGAGCTTAGGAAAACGCGACAACGTGCGCTCGGCTTTGCACGCGGCCCGCTCGGCCCGAGAGATCTTGGGCGGAAGCGGGATCACCCTCGAGTACCACAGCATTCGACACATGCTGAACCTCGAGACCGTGGACACCTACGAGGGCACCCATGACATCCACACCCTGATCCTAGGAAGAGAGCTCACTGGGATGAACGCGCTCGGCTGA
- a CDS encoding TRAP transporter permease, which produces MELSQETTHKTPLRRFTWVVLLVAALYSLYLVLHPFTPFSRTDISILDVVQLERAVHVFFLLFAGYLLTAQGLPQRRTTGSWVFVALTLPFLYTFWVPNVPGVAIPLEGRLAGTLAWALAVLPALLPTTRRYTDLLAALLSVAPLAYQLRFYEELVYRAVIPTGWDMTMSFSLIILVLGLVYRLLGPVMPSLVLIFLAYNLYGHLVPGTFRGAKNGIDLLLGKTYNETEAGIYGLITGVSAKYLVYFTILSGLIGALGLGRVIANIALALVGRTPQTPGRVTGIASVFMGMFSGSGAADTQFVATLTKPLYEKAGYDRMTAAGLVATAGTIALITPPVLGSIAFIMVEILQISYLWVMVMAIGPCLLYLFAILAYNEFYARKAKLPPVGADGHLRRRYALRYSTIFLPILVIVILLYRGAEVATAVYLAALAFILVGYLDPTLRPEPLRQAMRSRWYPLGLGLGMLLALAGFFLPTLLGVGYGEIPLFHLTLAFLGLILGTFAFPSAMEGKFMAAFAPIANGLAEGFRQLIPIGAAIVAANLIFAMMVITGLPSKFSIFLGQVSGESLILATVVTALFSLILGMGVPPTATYVLTSSLTAPAIINLAKANFAGYGLPEQQAVLAATLATHMFLFYYAVLADVTPPVALSAYASASVFKTDPITTGVYAARVALAKYIIGFFFLLSFTGTGLLILPVLQSVPGLEGWLIVLERFFFTASAIIFLAAATVGYTRRPLRRWESWAMGLLAVSLFYPYPNLWMGFVPLVACLLFFLRRERPATTHSLGTQDVKR; this is translated from the coding sequence ATGGAACTATCTCAGGAGACTACGCACAAGACCCCGCTACGGCGGTTCACCTGGGTAGTGCTGCTGGTGGCCGCCCTCTATAGCCTCTATCTGGTCCTTCACCCCTTCACCCCCTTCTCCCGCACGGATATCTCGATCCTCGACGTGGTGCAGCTGGAGCGGGCGGTGCACGTGTTCTTCTTGCTGTTCGCCGGATACCTGCTCACCGCCCAGGGGCTCCCCCAGCGGCGCACCACGGGGTCGTGGGTCTTCGTGGCCCTCACCCTACCTTTCCTCTACACCTTTTGGGTGCCTAACGTACCGGGGGTGGCGATCCCGCTCGAGGGCAGGCTGGCCGGAACTTTAGCCTGGGCTTTGGCGGTGCTCCCGGCGCTACTCCCCACCACCCGCCGCTACACCGATTTACTGGCAGCTTTGCTTTCCGTCGCCCCGCTGGCCTACCAGCTGCGCTTCTACGAAGAACTGGTCTATCGTGCGGTGATCCCTACCGGTTGGGACATGACCATGTCCTTCAGCCTGATCATCCTAGTGCTGGGGTTGGTCTACCGCCTGCTGGGGCCGGTGATGCCCTCGCTGGTGCTGATCTTCCTGGCTTATAACCTCTACGGGCACCTGGTCCCCGGTACCTTCCGCGGGGCCAAAAACGGCATTGACCTGCTGCTGGGCAAAACGTACAACGAGACCGAGGCCGGGATCTACGGCCTTATCACCGGAGTGTCGGCGAAGTACTTGGTTTACTTCACTATCCTCTCGGGGCTGATCGGGGCGCTGGGGCTGGGCCGGGTAATCGCCAACATCGCCCTGGCGCTGGTAGGGCGCACCCCGCAGACCCCAGGCCGGGTCACCGGTATCGCCTCGGTCTTCATGGGTATGTTCAGCGGCTCAGGGGCCGCCGACACCCAGTTTGTGGCCACCCTGACCAAGCCGCTGTACGAAAAAGCGGGCTATGACCGCATGACCGCTGCCGGGTTGGTCGCTACCGCTGGGACTATCGCCCTCATCACCCCACCGGTGCTGGGAAGCATTGCCTTCATCATGGTAGAAATCCTGCAGATCAGCTACCTGTGGGTGATGGTGATGGCCATCGGCCCCTGCCTGCTCTATTTGTTTGCGATACTGGCCTACAACGAGTTCTACGCCCGCAAAGCCAAGCTACCCCCGGTAGGTGCCGATGGGCACCTGCGCCGCCGCTACGCCCTACGGTACAGCACGATCTTCCTGCCTATCCTCGTCATCGTGATCCTGCTCTACCGGGGGGCCGAGGTAGCCACCGCGGTGTACCTGGCCGCACTGGCTTTCATCCTGGTGGGCTACCTGGACCCCACCCTGCGCCCCGAACCGCTCCGCCAGGCCATGCGCAGCCGCTGGTATCCGCTGGGGCTGGGGCTAGGGATGTTGCTGGCCCTGGCGGGGTTCTTTCTACCTACCTTGCTAGGCGTGGGGTACGGGGAAATCCCCCTTTTTCACCTTACGCTGGCCTTCCTGGGACTGATCTTGGGCACGTTTGCCTTCCCCTCAGCGATGGAAGGGAAGTTTATGGCGGCCTTCGCGCCCATCGCCAACGGCCTGGCCGAAGGCTTCCGCCAGCTCATCCCCATCGGCGCAGCCATCGTGGCGGCCAACCTGATCTTCGCCATGATGGTGATCACCGGGCTGCCCTCCAAGTTCTCCATCTTCCTGGGACAGGTCTCCGGGGAAAGCCTGATCCTGGCAACCGTGGTAACGGCCCTTTTTAGCCTGATTTTGGGGATGGGGGTGCCCCCCACCGCTACCTATGTGCTCACCTCCTCGCTCACCGCGCCAGCCATCATCAACCTGGCGAAAGCCAACTTCGCCGGCTACGGTCTGCCCGAGCAGCAAGCCGTGTTGGCGGCGACTTTGGCCACCCACATGTTTCTCTTCTACTACGCGGTGCTAGCCGATGTAACTCCCCCGGTGGCGCTCTCGGCGTATGCCTCGGCCTCGGTATTCAAAACCGATCCCATCACCACCGGGGTCTATGCCGCTCGGGTAGCGCTGGCCAAGTACATCATCGGCTTTTTCTTCCTGCTCTCCTTCACCGGCACCGGCTTGCTGATCCTGCCGGTGCTGCAAAGCGTACCGGGCCTCGAGGGCTGGCTAATTGTCCTCGAGCGCTTCTTCTTCACCGCCTCGGCCATCATCTTCCTAGCCGCCGCTACGGTGGGCTACACCCGCCGTCCCTTGCGGCGCTGGGAAAGCTGGGCCATGGGCCTGCTAGCGGTCTCCCTTTTCTACCCTTACCCTAACTTGTGGATGGGCTTCGTTCCGCTGGTAGCCTGCTTGCTCTTCTTTCTGCGCCGGGAGCGCCCGGCTACCACCCACAGCCTGGGCACCCAGGATGTAAAGCGCTGA
- a CDS encoding TAXI family TRAP transporter solute-binding subunit: MLLCLSLSLLAGVALAQKPRVVVPTGSTGGVFFFYGQAIAKILSETGVAEATAQQTGGSYDNLLLLRDRTDPGANTYYCALTTTDAALVTYTGQEPRFKEKRADSQRILFYMYPSLIHIVTTEKSGIKVVQDLKGKRVSTGQPGSSTENLALLVLEGANVKPESFGKRERLPAAESAKALAEGTIDAYFWVGGVPTASIVELGQSLLRKGDRIRLVPVTPQSTTAQLLLKRFPGIVSTGVVPKSVYGTATDIPALFTGNVFVCPASMPDSLAYAITKAVFDNLKTLETATAAARDTTLKNSADLYAAKTVVPFHPGAVKYFRETGAIK; the protein is encoded by the coding sequence ATGCTTCTCTGCTTATCCCTCAGCCTGCTCGCTGGGGTGGCCCTGGCCCAGAAACCGCGCGTGGTGGTGCCCACCGGCAGCACCGGCGGCGTGTTTTTCTTCTACGGTCAGGCCATCGCCAAGATCTTGAGCGAGACCGGGGTGGCCGAGGCTACCGCGCAACAGACCGGCGGCTCCTACGATAATCTGCTCCTGTTGCGCGACCGCACCGACCCCGGCGCGAACACCTACTACTGTGCCCTTACTACTACGGATGCGGCGCTGGTCACCTATACCGGCCAAGAGCCCCGCTTCAAGGAAAAGCGAGCCGATAGCCAGCGAATCCTCTTCTACATGTACCCCAGCCTCATTCACATTGTGACCACCGAGAAGTCGGGGATCAAAGTGGTACAAGACCTCAAGGGCAAGCGGGTCTCCACCGGGCAGCCGGGCTCCTCCACCGAGAACCTGGCGTTGTTGGTGCTCGAGGGCGCCAACGTCAAACCCGAGAGCTTCGGTAAGCGCGAACGCCTGCCCGCCGCCGAGAGTGCCAAGGCCTTGGCTGAGGGGACCATCGACGCCTACTTCTGGGTGGGCGGGGTACCTACGGCTAGCATCGTGGAACTGGGCCAGTCCCTCTTGCGCAAGGGTGACCGCATCCGCCTGGTGCCGGTGACCCCGCAAAGCACCACCGCCCAACTGCTGCTCAAGCGCTTCCCCGGCATCGTAAGCACCGGGGTAGTTCCCAAGAGCGTCTACGGCACCGCCACCGACATCCCGGCGCTTTTCACCGGCAACGTCTTCGTCTGCCCGGCCTCGATGCCCGATAGCCTGGCCTACGCCATCACCAAGGCGGTGTTCGACAACCTCAAGACCCTCGAGACCGCCACCGCCGCGGCCCGCGACACCACCCTCAAAAACAGCGCCGACCTCTACGCCGCCAAAACCGTAGTCCCCTTCCACCCTGGGGCGGTCAAGTACTTCCGTGAGACCGGGGCCATCAAGTAA
- the wecB gene encoding non-hydrolyzing UDP-N-acetylglucosamine 2-epimerase, which yields MKRVVLAFGTRPEATKMAPVYHALKGQAGLEPVVLLTGQHREQLTQALSLFEVPAERNLDVMTERQTLPELAARILPQAAQALEDLGADYVLVHGDTLTTFVVAWAAFLQQIPVGHVEAGLRSFNLAEPFPEEANRRLTDAIADLDLAPTPLAKQNLLAEHKDPQRILVTGQTGVDAVLFATKVGQLPEGIPREKLVTVTLHRRENWEVLSELAQALAKAAHDHPHYTFVFPVHLNPVVREAVWPVLAGVPNFLLLDPLEYGPMSALMGRSDLIVTDSGGLQEEGAALGVPVVVLRNVTERPEGVAAGILRLAGTDPQQVYQIVSGLLADAAERKKMSSAKNPYGDGKAAQRVAQGVAWRLGLAERPEDWAP from the coding sequence GTGAAACGCGTGGTGCTAGCTTTTGGAACCCGGCCCGAGGCCACCAAGATGGCCCCGGTCTACCACGCGCTCAAAGGGCAAGCGGGCCTCGAGCCCGTGGTGCTGCTTACTGGGCAGCACCGTGAGCAACTAACCCAGGCCCTCTCGCTCTTCGAGGTGCCCGCCGAGCGCAACCTGGACGTGATGACCGAGCGGCAGACCCTGCCCGAACTGGCCGCCCGTATCCTGCCACAAGCGGCCCAGGCGCTCGAGGATCTGGGGGCTGATTACGTACTGGTCCACGGCGACACCCTCACCACCTTCGTGGTGGCCTGGGCCGCTTTTTTGCAGCAAATCCCGGTAGGGCACGTGGAGGCGGGATTGCGCAGCTTCAACCTAGCCGAGCCCTTCCCCGAGGAGGCCAACCGCCGTCTCACTGACGCCATCGCCGACCTAGACCTGGCCCCCACCCCGCTGGCCAAGCAAAACCTCCTGGCCGAGCACAAAGACCCCCAGCGGATACTCGTCACCGGGCAAACCGGGGTAGATGCAGTGCTTTTCGCCACCAAGGTGGGGCAGCTTCCTGAAGGAATTCCCCGCGAGAAGCTCGTCACCGTGACCCTCCACCGCCGCGAGAACTGGGAGGTGCTGAGCGAGTTGGCCCAAGCCCTGGCTAAGGCTGCCCACGACCACCCCCACTACACCTTCGTCTTTCCGGTGCACCTCAACCCGGTGGTGCGTGAGGCGGTATGGCCGGTGCTCGCGGGGGTACCAAACTTTTTGCTCCTAGACCCGCTCGAGTACGGTCCGATGTCGGCTTTGATGGGCAGGAGCGATCTTATCGTCACCGACTCCGGCGGCCTGCAGGAAGAAGGGGCCGCGCTGGGCGTACCGGTAGTCGTGCTCAGAAATGTCACCGAGCGCCCTGAGGGAGTAGCAGCGGGCATTTTGCGCCTCGCCGGGACCGACCCCCAACAGGTGTACCAAATCGTGAGCGGGCTCTTGGCTGACGCAGCGGAGCGAAAGAAGATGTCTAGCGCGAAGAACCCTTACGGCGATGGTAAAGCTGCCCAGCGCGTAGCCCAGGGAGTAGCCTGGCGGCTGGGCCTGGCCGAGCGCCCCGAGGATTGGGCGCCCTAG